From a region of the Chlorocebus sabaeus isolate Y175 chromosome 23, mChlSab1.0.hap1, whole genome shotgun sequence genome:
- the LOC140709891 gene encoding tubulin beta-8 chain isoform X2, with protein MREIVLTQAGQCGNQIGAKFWEVISDEHAIDSAGTYHGDSRLQLERIDVYYNEACGGRYVPRAVLVDLEPGTLDSVRSGPFGQIFRPDNFIFGQSGAGNNWARGHYTEGAELMESVMDVVRKEAESCDCLQGFQLTHSLGGGTGSGMGTLLLSKIREEYPDRIINTFSILPSPKVSDTVVEPYNATLSVHQLIENADETFCIDNEALYDICSRTLKLPTPTYGDLNHLVSATMSGVTTCLRFPGQLNADLRKLAVNMVPFPRLHFFMPGFAPLTSRGSQQYRALTVAELTQQMFDARNMMAACDPRHGRYLTAAAIFRGRMPMREVDEQMFNIQNKNSSYFADWLPHNVKTAVCDIPPRGLKMSATFIGNNTAIQELFKRVSEQFTAMFRRKAFLHWYTGEGMDEMEFTEAESNMNDLVSEYQQYQDATAEEEEFEEYAEEEEA; from the exons ATGAGGGAGATCGTGCTCACGCAGGCCGGGCAGTGCGGGAACCAGATCGGCGCCAAG TTCTGGGAGGTGATCTCGGACGAACACGCCATCGACTCCGCGGGTACCTACCACGGGGACAGCCGCCTGCAGCTGGAGCGCATCGACGTGTACTACAACGAGGCCTGCG GTGGCAGGTACGTGCCCCGCGCTGTGCTGGTGGATCTGGAGCCGGGCACCCTGGACTCTGTGCGCTCGGGGCCCTTCGGGCAGATCTTCAGGCCGGACAACTTCATCTTCG GTCAGAGTGGGGCCGGAAACAACTGGGCCAGGGGGCACTACACGGAAGGCGCGGAGCTGATGGAGTCAGTGATGGACGTTGTCAGAAAGGAGGCTGAGAGCtgtgactgcctgcagggtttCCAGCTGACCCACTCCCTGGGTGGGGGGACGGGGTCTGGGATGGGTACCCTTCTGCTCAGTAAGATCCGGGAGGAGTACCCAGACAGGATCATAAACACATTCAGCATCCTGCCCTCGCCCAAGGTGTCAGACACGGTGGTGGAGCCCTACAACGCCACCCTCTCCGTCCACCAGCTCATAGAAAATGCAGACGAGACCTTCTGTATAGACAACGAAGCGTTATACGACATCTGTTCCAGGACCCTGAAACTGCCCACGCCCACCTACGGTGACCTGAACCACctggtgtctgccaccatgaGCGGGGTCACCACGTGCTTGCGCTTCCCAGGCCAGCTGAATGCTGACCTGCGGAAGCTGGCCGTGAACATGGTCCCGTTTCCCCGGCTGCACTTCTTCATGCCCGGCTTTGCCCCCCTGACCAGCCGGGGCAGCCAGCAGTACCGGGCCCTGACGGTGGCTGAGCTTACACAGCAGATGTTTGATGCCAGGAATATGATGGCCGCGTGTGACCCTCGTCATGGCCGCTACCTAACGGCGGCTGCCATTTTCAGGGGTCGCATGCCCATGAGGGAGGTGGATGAACAAATGTTCAACATTCAAAATAAGAACAGCAGCTACTTCGCTGACTGGCTCCCCCACAACGTCAAAACAGCCGTCTGTGACATCCCACCCCGGGGGCTAAAAATGTCAGCCACCTTCATTGGGAACAACACGGCCATCCAGGAGCTCTTCAAGCGTGTCTCAGAGCAGTTTACAGCAATGTTCCGGCGCAAGGCCTTCCTCCATTGGTATACGGGCGAGGGGATGGATGAGATGGAATTTACGGAGGCGGAGAGCAACATGAATGACCTGGTTTCTGAGTATCAACAGTATCAGGATGCCACAGCTGAGGAGGAGGAGTTTGAGGAAtatgctgaggaggaggaggcctaG
- the LOC140709891 gene encoding tubulin beta-8 chain isoform X1, protein MESVMDVVRKEAESCDCLQGFQLTHSLGGGTGSGMGTLLLSKIREEYPDRIINTFSILPSPKVSDTVVEPYNATLSVHQLIENADETFCIDNEALYDICSRTLKLPTPTYGDLNHLVSATMSGVTTCLRFPGQLNADLRKLAVNMVPFPRLHFFMPGFAPLTSRGSQQYRALTVAELTQQMFDARNMMAACDPRHGRYLTAAAIFRGRMPMREVDEQMFNIQNKNSSYFADWLPHNVKTAVCDIPPRGLKMSATFIGNNTAIQELFKRVSEQFTAMFRRKAFLHWYTGEGMDEMEFTEAESNMNDLVSEYQQYQDATAEEEEFEEYAEEEEA, encoded by the coding sequence ATGGAGTCAGTGATGGACGTTGTCAGAAAGGAGGCTGAGAGCtgtgactgcctgcagggtttCCAGCTGACCCACTCCCTGGGTGGGGGGACGGGGTCTGGGATGGGTACCCTTCTGCTCAGTAAGATCCGGGAGGAGTACCCAGACAGGATCATAAACACATTCAGCATCCTGCCCTCGCCCAAGGTGTCAGACACGGTGGTGGAGCCCTACAACGCCACCCTCTCCGTCCACCAGCTCATAGAAAATGCAGACGAGACCTTCTGTATAGACAACGAAGCGTTATACGACATCTGTTCCAGGACCCTGAAACTGCCCACGCCCACCTACGGTGACCTGAACCACctggtgtctgccaccatgaGCGGGGTCACCACGTGCTTGCGCTTCCCAGGCCAGCTGAATGCTGACCTGCGGAAGCTGGCCGTGAACATGGTCCCGTTTCCCCGGCTGCACTTCTTCATGCCCGGCTTTGCCCCCCTGACCAGCCGGGGCAGCCAGCAGTACCGGGCCCTGACGGTGGCTGAGCTTACACAGCAGATGTTTGATGCCAGGAATATGATGGCCGCGTGTGACCCTCGTCATGGCCGCTACCTAACGGCGGCTGCCATTTTCAGGGGTCGCATGCCCATGAGGGAGGTGGATGAACAAATGTTCAACATTCAAAATAAGAACAGCAGCTACTTCGCTGACTGGCTCCCCCACAACGTCAAAACAGCCGTCTGTGACATCCCACCCCGGGGGCTAAAAATGTCAGCCACCTTCATTGGGAACAACACGGCCATCCAGGAGCTCTTCAAGCGTGTCTCAGAGCAGTTTACAGCAATGTTCCGGCGCAAGGCCTTCCTCCATTGGTATACGGGCGAGGGGATGGATGAGATGGAATTTACGGAGGCGGAGAGCAACATGAATGACCTGGTTTCTGAGTATCAACAGTATCAGGATGCCACAGCTGAGGAGGAGGAGTTTGAGGAAtatgctgaggaggaggaggcctaG